In Blautia wexlerae DSM 19850, a single window of DNA contains:
- a CDS encoding helix-turn-helix domain-containing protein, protein MSIEEISLGVGYENQSYFFRQFKKRYGMIPRRYRIEKGQKVCKLLKNSERVGMLFTLQGKRINVKVNDTV, encoded by the coding sequence TTGTCTATTGAAGAAATTTCTCTGGGTGTCGGTTATGAAAACCAGAGTTATTTTTTCCGGCAGTTTAAGAAGCGATATGGAATGATTCCAAGGAGATACCGGATAGAAAAAGGACAAAAAGTATGTAAACTTTTGAAAAATTCAGAAAGAGTCGGTATGCTTTTTACGTTGCAGGGAAAGAGAATAAATGTTAAAGTAAATGATACGGTATAG
- a CDS encoding chloride channel protein yields MEKEEKRADQENDTEEQSTEAKSLLKKKLQYYSSEIQRDVGNLVKWLMIAVLVGCITGAASTLFSFVLKSVTNCRKENEWMFYLLPVMGLIIVYLYEKFGKDDGGTNQVLSTVRSQDDVPILSAPLIFISTALTHLAGGSAGREGAAIQLGGSIANQLGRWIHLDEEDRHVIVMCGMSAAFSALFGTPMAAAVFALEVVSVGVMYYTALMPCMIASLVASGFAAGMGVTPETFHVVDIPKLTIETGLKMGAIAVGCAVISIVFCMVLNGVAGAYGRWFKNPYVRVVVGSCLVIGITLLLGTSDYMGAGAELIEKAVEEGQARPLDFFWKLVLTALTMRAGFRGGEIVPSFCIGATLGCVMGNWLGFSPSICATCGMTAVFCGVTNCPITSILIAFEMFGFKGVPFYLIAVSISYAASGYYGLYKDQTIVYSKYKAKYVNKPTRF; encoded by the coding sequence ATGGAGAAAGAGGAAAAGCGTGCAGATCAGGAGAATGACACGGAAGAACAAAGTACGGAAGCGAAAAGCTTACTGAAAAAAAAGCTTCAATATTATAGTAGTGAGATTCAGCGTGATGTGGGAAATCTTGTAAAATGGCTGATGATCGCGGTACTTGTAGGATGTATTACAGGAGCGGCGAGTACACTGTTTTCTTTTGTGCTGAAGAGTGTGACAAATTGCAGGAAAGAAAATGAATGGATGTTCTATCTGCTTCCGGTGATGGGATTAATTATTGTATACCTGTATGAGAAATTTGGTAAGGATGATGGAGGTACGAATCAGGTGCTTTCTACTGTGAGATCACAGGACGATGTGCCGATTTTATCTGCACCTCTGATTTTCATTTCTACAGCACTTACGCATCTGGCAGGTGGCTCTGCAGGACGTGAAGGTGCGGCAATACAGCTTGGTGGAAGTATTGCCAATCAGCTTGGACGTTGGATTCATCTGGATGAGGAAGACCGACATGTAATTGTTATGTGTGGTATGAGTGCAGCATTCTCTGCATTGTTTGGAACACCGATGGCTGCGGCTGTTTTTGCACTGGAGGTAGTCAGTGTAGGAGTGATGTATTATACAGCTTTGATGCCTTGTATGATTGCTTCCCTGGTTGCATCCGGATTTGCGGCAGGAATGGGAGTTACACCGGAGACTTTTCATGTAGTGGATATTCCGAAGCTGACTATTGAAACGGGTTTGAAAATGGGTGCTATCGCTGTTGGATGTGCAGTGATTAGTATTGTATTCTGTATGGTGCTGAATGGAGTTGCCGGAGCATATGGAAGGTGGTTTAAGAATCCATATGTGCGTGTAGTTGTGGGATCCTGTCTGGTGATTGGAATTACATTACTTCTGGGAACTTCAGATTATATGGGCGCAGGTGCAGAGCTGATTGAGAAGGCAGTGGAGGAAGGACAGGCAAGACCTCTGGACTTCTTCTGGAAACTGGTACTGACTGCATTGACAATGCGTGCAGGATTCCGAGGCGGGGAAATTGTTCCTTCGTTCTGTATAGGAGCTACATTAGGATGTGTGATGGGAAACTGGCTGGGATTTTCGCCATCTATCTGTGCTACATGTGGAATGACGGCGGTATTCTGTGGAGTGACAAACTGCCCGATCACATCAATTCTGATCGCATTTGAAATGTTTGGATTTAAGGGAGTTCCTTTTTATCTGATTGCTGTTTCTATCAGTTATGCGGCTTCAGGATACTATGGACTGTATAAGGACCAGACGATTGTGTATTCTAAGTATAAGGCAAAGTATGTGAATAAACCTACGCGGTTTTAA
- a CDS encoding right-handed parallel beta-helix repeat-containing protein, which produces MKIYVNVNAGHDGNGTEQMPFRHINDAAKIAQPGDEVWVAPGVYREYVDPVHAGREDARITYRSVEPLGAVITGAERIQSWVPYKENVWVCRVANSLFGNYNPYTTMVYGDWYFAKADKHTGCVYLNNRALYEAGSVEECIKAEVYECSWVPEESTYKWYTEQDQEKDETVIYANFHGADPNEENVEINVRRECFMPSKTGVGYITVSGFVVTKAATTWAPPAAYQDGMIGPHWSKGWIIEDCEISNSKCAGISLGKYYDPENDHYFTNKYVKSPTQMERDAVCRGQYHGWLKEKVGSHIIRRNNIHHCEQGGIIGRMGGVFSIIEDNHIHHINNMMELGGAEIAGIKMHAAIDVIMRRNHIHHCTMGIWCDWEAQGTRLSQNLLHDNQRPAFAKQLKGGMMCQDIFVEVGHGPTLIDNNILLSDASLRFATQGVAMVHNLICGALTCVGEGTSWRYTPYHMPHRTEVMGFMTILHGDDRFYNNIFVQKWPSEDFITMHDSDDGFDSENRKVGTWMFDEYPTYDEWISQFDFTKPADMKKLESVHFDHLPVWSEGNVYLNGAKAWKHEKNGFVSSENVKVELTEKDGKYFLDTNIYEILEDFSGRMINTEVLGKAFEPEEFFENPDGTPITFDTDYFGGHRGAKVIPGPFAEKEDVGKNVNICTAF; this is translated from the coding sequence ATGAAGATTTATGTAAATGTAAATGCTGGTCATGATGGTAATGGTACAGAACAGATGCCGTTTCGTCATATTAATGATGCAGCAAAAATTGCACAGCCGGGGGATGAAGTTTGGGTAGCTCCTGGAGTTTATCGGGAGTATGTAGATCCTGTTCATGCGGGTAGAGAGGATGCCAGAATTACTTACAGGAGTGTAGAGCCTCTTGGGGCAGTTATTACCGGAGCAGAACGAATTCAGTCATGGGTTCCTTATAAGGAAAACGTATGGGTATGCCGTGTTGCGAACAGTCTTTTTGGCAACTATAATCCATATACAACTATGGTATATGGAGACTGGTATTTTGCTAAAGCTGACAAACATACAGGATGTGTATATCTTAATAACCGAGCACTTTATGAGGCTGGAAGTGTAGAGGAATGTATTAAAGCCGAGGTTTATGAGTGTAGTTGGGTTCCGGAGGAATCTACTTATAAATGGTACACAGAACAGGATCAGGAAAAAGATGAGACAGTAATTTATGCGAATTTTCATGGAGCAGATCCAAATGAGGAAAATGTAGAAATTAATGTACGTCGTGAATGCTTTATGCCATCAAAAACAGGTGTTGGATATATCACAGTCAGTGGTTTCGTAGTTACAAAAGCAGCAACTACCTGGGCACCGCCTGCAGCTTATCAGGATGGCATGATCGGGCCTCACTGGAGTAAAGGATGGATCATTGAGGACTGCGAAATTTCTAACAGCAAATGTGCAGGAATTTCTCTTGGAAAATATTATGATCCGGAAAATGATCATTATTTTACTAATAAATATGTTAAGAGTCCAACTCAAATGGAAAGAGACGCGGTATGCCGTGGACAGTATCATGGCTGGCTTAAGGAAAAAGTAGGAAGTCATATTATCCGCCGAAACAATATCCACCACTGTGAGCAGGGTGGTATTATCGGGCGTATGGGTGGTGTATTCAGTATTATTGAGGATAATCATATTCACCATATCAACAATATGATGGAATTGGGCGGAGCAGAAATTGCCGGAATTAAAATGCATGCTGCAATTGATGTTATTATGAGAAGAAATCATATTCATCATTGTACTATGGGAATCTGGTGTGATTGGGAAGCTCAGGGTACACGACTTTCTCAGAACCTGCTCCATGACAATCAGCGTCCGGCATTTGCTAAACAGTTGAAAGGTGGTATGATGTGCCAGGATATTTTTGTTGAAGTAGGTCATGGTCCTACTCTTATTGATAACAATATCCTTTTATCAGATGCCAGCCTGCGTTTTGCTACTCAGGGTGTTGCTATGGTACATAATCTGATCTGCGGTGCTTTAACTTGTGTAGGCGAAGGAACCAGTTGGCGTTATACACCATATCATATGCCTCATCGTACAGAGGTTATGGGATTTATGACTATACTTCATGGAGATGATCGTTTCTATAATAATATTTTCGTCCAGAAATGGCCTTCAGAAGATTTTATTACAATGCATGATTCTGATGATGGATTTGATTCTGAAAACAGAAAAGTCGGAACCTGGATGTTTGATGAGTATCCAACGTATGATGAATGGATTTCACAGTTTGATTTTACAAAACCTGCAGATATGAAGAAACTGGAATCAGTTCATTTTGATCATTTACCGGTATGGAGTGAAGGAAATGTTTATCTTAATGGTGCAAAGGCATGGAAACATGAGAAAAATGGGTTCGTTTCTTCTGAGAATGTGAAGGTAGAATTAACAGAGAAAGACGGAAAATATTTCCTGGATACAAATATATATGAGATTCTTGAAGATTTCTCCGGACGTATGATCAATACAGAAGTTTTGGGAAAAGCTTTTGAGCCGGAAGAATTCTTCGAAAATCCGGATGGAACACCGATAACATTTGATACCGATTACTTTGGAGGACACAGAGGTGCCAAGGTAATTCCCGGACCTTTTGCAGAGAAGGAAGACGTTGGGAAAAACGTTAATATATGTACTGCATTTTAA
- a CDS encoding acyl carrier protein, with protein sequence MEELIELLEEIQPDADFENCDTLIDDGILDSFAILSIVSELQDTYDITITPADIIPENFNSAKALWDMVCRLKG encoded by the coding sequence ATGGAAGAATTAATTGAATTACTGGAAGAGATCCAGCCGGATGCAGATTTTGAAAACTGTGATACTTTGATTGACGATGGAATTCTTGATTCCTTTGCAATCCTGTCTATTGTAAGTGAACTGCAGGATACTTATGATATTACTATCACTCCGGCAGATATTATCCCGGAGAATTTTAACTCTGCAAAAGCACTGTGGGATATGGTGTGCAGACTGAAAGGTTGA
- a CDS encoding diaminopimelate decarboxylase family protein, translating to MSSYGFIKELIEKEHTPTPAYVFDLDKMKEFVKKVQSCLGESAQLCYAMKANPFLTGPMMDVVPTFEVCSPGEFRICERVGVPMERIVLSGVYKNPEDMEYVLSTYGGKGVYTVESLQHLQILNDTAVRLGMKITVLIRVTSGNQFGVDEADIRKIISDRTDYPGVEIEGLQFYSGTQKKDLSQMKTELEHLDEFIGELKSESGFEAQVLEYGPGFFVPYFKKDKSEDVENILSEFRALLESLNFKGKVVLEMGRFLAAACGYYVTSIVDMKVNKEQPYVIMDGGINHLNYYGQAMAMKQPYCTQLDTDGNEKTGGEEESWNLCGALCTVSDVVVKRFPLHKPQPHDILVFERVGAYSVTEGIYLFLSRPLPRIYFWTEGEGLRMVRDGVHTDLLNSEK from the coding sequence ATGAGTTCCTATGGATTTATAAAAGAACTGATCGAGAAAGAACATACTCCAACTCCAGCTTATGTTTTTGACCTGGATAAGATGAAGGAATTTGTAAAAAAAGTGCAGAGCTGTCTTGGAGAGAGCGCACAGTTATGTTATGCTATGAAAGCAAACCCTTTTCTTACAGGACCCATGATGGATGTGGTTCCTACATTTGAAGTGTGCTCACCGGGTGAATTTCGAATTTGTGAGCGTGTTGGTGTGCCGATGGAGAGAATTGTTCTTTCGGGTGTGTATAAGAACCCTGAAGATATGGAATATGTACTTTCTACATATGGAGGAAAGGGAGTGTATACTGTAGAGTCTTTGCAGCATTTACAGATTCTGAATGATACTGCAGTGAGACTTGGCATGAAGATTACGGTGTTGATCCGCGTGACAAGCGGAAATCAGTTTGGCGTAGATGAAGCAGATATCAGGAAAATCATTTCTGACAGAACAGATTATCCGGGGGTTGAGATAGAGGGACTTCAGTTCTATTCCGGAACTCAGAAGAAAGATCTCAGTCAGATGAAAACAGAGCTGGAGCATCTGGATGAATTTATCGGGGAGCTGAAATCTGAGAGTGGATTTGAAGCACAGGTGCTTGAGTATGGTCCGGGATTTTTTGTCCCATATTTTAAGAAGGATAAGAGCGAGGACGTGGAGAATATTCTGAGTGAGTTCAGAGCACTTCTGGAAAGTCTTAATTTCAAGGGTAAGGTTGTTCTTGAGATGGGAAGATTTCTGGCAGCAGCCTGTGGATATTATGTGACATCAATCGTGGATATGAAGGTGAATAAAGAGCAGCCATATGTGATCATGGACGGTGGGATCAATCACCTGAATTATTATGGTCAGGCAATGGCTATGAAGCAGCCATACTGTACACAGCTTGATACAGATGGTAATGAGAAGACCGGGGGAGAAGAAGAATCCTGGAATCTTTGCGGTGCACTCTGCACGGTCAGCGATGTGGTCGTAAAGCGATTTCCACTTCACAAACCGCAGCCTCATGATATACTGGTATTTGAACGGGTAGGTGCTTATTCCGTTACAGAAGGAATTTATTTATTCCTGAGCCGTCCTCTTCCGAGAATCTATTTCTGGACAGAGGGAGAAGGACTGCGCATGGTGCGGGATGGTGTACATACAGATCTTTTAAATTCAGAGAAATAA
- a CDS encoding amino acid adenylation domain-containing protein, protein MKTSILEYLEESARKYPDKTAFADEHTSCTFKELEQTARRTGTALAKHFTPRNPVPVFMEKSVETIGVFMGAVYAGCFYVLMDTKQPASRLQQILGILDSDVIVTSEKYLKDLEKLEFKGKVLMAPDLAAEQENEAVLNEIREQALDVDPLYGIFTSGSTGVPKGVVVGHRSVLDFIDCFTELFDITDKDVMGNQAPWDFDVSVKDIYSGLKTGATVQIIPKQLFSFPMKLIDYLIEREVTTLVWAVSALCIISTLNGFEYKVPDKIKKILFSGEAMPVKHLNIWRKYLPDVMYVNIYGPTEITCNCTYYIVDREFQPGDVLPMGKAFPNEKVFLLDEEDKLITEKNKNGELCVTGSALALGYYKNREQTAKVFVQNPLNDRYLEPMYRTGDLAYYNERGELCFATRKDFQIKHMGHRIELGEIEAAMDKVPEIVRSCCIFDTVKSKIVAFYEGDIERRPLAKALGQYVPAFMVPNVFRQVESMPLTKNGKIDRKALTAMYQEEKK, encoded by the coding sequence ATGAAAACAAGTATTCTGGAATATCTGGAAGAATCCGCACGGAAATATCCGGATAAGACAGCTTTTGCGGATGAACATACATCCTGCACATTTAAAGAACTGGAGCAGACTGCACGCAGAACAGGAACTGCACTTGCGAAACATTTCACACCGAGAAATCCGGTGCCTGTATTTATGGAGAAGAGCGTAGAAACCATCGGAGTTTTCATGGGTGCTGTTTATGCAGGATGTTTTTATGTACTGATGGATACAAAACAGCCGGCGAGCAGACTTCAGCAGATCCTTGGAATTCTGGACAGTGATGTGATCGTTACATCTGAGAAATATCTGAAGGATTTGGAGAAACTGGAGTTCAAAGGAAAGGTTCTGATGGCTCCGGATCTTGCAGCTGAGCAGGAGAATGAAGCTGTGCTGAATGAGATCAGAGAACAGGCATTGGATGTGGACCCGCTGTATGGAATTTTTACTTCCGGGTCAACAGGCGTTCCCAAGGGAGTAGTGGTAGGTCATCGTTCAGTGCTTGATTTTATCGATTGTTTTACAGAGCTTTTTGATATTACAGATAAAGATGTGATGGGAAATCAGGCACCCTGGGATTTTGATGTATCTGTTAAAGATATTTATTCCGGACTGAAGACAGGAGCAACTGTCCAGATTATTCCGAAGCAGCTATTCTCTTTCCCGATGAAGTTGATTGACTATCTGATTGAGAGGGAAGTGACCACGCTGGTGTGGGCGGTATCTGCGCTGTGTATTATCTCAACTTTGAACGGATTTGAATATAAAGTTCCGGATAAGATTAAGAAGATTCTTTTCTCAGGAGAGGCTATGCCTGTGAAACATCTGAATATCTGGAGAAAATATCTGCCGGATGTTATGTATGTAAATATTTATGGACCAACTGAAATCACATGTAATTGTACGTATTATATTGTAGACAGGGAGTTCCAGCCTGGAGATGTACTTCCTATGGGCAAGGCATTTCCAAATGAAAAAGTATTCCTTCTGGATGAAGAAGACAAGCTGATCACAGAGAAAAATAAAAATGGTGAACTCTGTGTAACAGGAAGTGCACTTGCACTGGGATATTACAAAAACAGAGAACAGACTGCGAAGGTCTTTGTTCAGAATCCACTGAATGACAGATATCTGGAGCCAATGTACAGAACCGGTGATCTTGCTTATTATAATGAACGTGGTGAGTTGTGCTTTGCAACACGTAAGGATTTCCAGATTAAGCATATGGGACATCGTATTGAGCTTGGAGAAATCGAAGCTGCTATGGATAAGGTTCCGGAGATTGTGAGAAGCTGCTGTATTTTTGATACAGTTAAGAGCAAGATCGTAGCTTTTTATGAAGGAGATATCGAGAGAAGACCGCTGGCAAAAGCGTTGGGGCAGTATGTACCTGCTTTTATGGTTCCGAATGTATTCCGCCAGGTGGAGAGCATGCCTCTTACAAAGAATGGAAAGATTGACAGAAAAGCTCTTACAGCTATGTATCAGGAGGAAAAGAAATGA
- a CDS encoding MBOAT family O-acyltransferase, protein MSLVSNLFLLFVAVSVLVYYIVPHKFQWLVLLCFSYIYYLAGGVRYVGFILFSTLVTWGIALAVEKAEAGGSHKSARNFLVLGLILNFGMLGVIKYTNFMIENLNALFHMNLRGMEILLPLGISFYTFQSSGYLLDVYWKRCDAERNPVKYALFVSFFPQILQGPIGRYSRLAHQLYEPHKFEGKNITRGFERILWGFFKKMILADWAAVFVDAIFDNPDQYSGLAIFGVLFYTVQLYADFSGGMDVVIGIASMFGIELDENFKRPFFSISITDFWHRWHITLGTWMKDYVFYPVTLSKWMGKFGKWGKKVFGKKTGRTLPICLANLIVFFVVGVWHGAAWKYIVYGMYNGIIIAFSGLMAEHYRNWKKKFNITGKENWYHVFMIIRTFILVNISWFFDRADTVGQAFHMMKLSVTKFAPSQLLLIPAGKEGTAFTPYALAILAAGCIILFIVSVLQERGMKIRESLAGLSLPITVAIYFCLLASIGFFGSTAVARGFIYAQF, encoded by the coding sequence ATGTCATTAGTTTCAAACTTGTTTTTACTGTTTGTGGCGGTGAGTGTGCTTGTTTATTATATTGTGCCGCACAAATTTCAGTGGCTGGTTTTGTTATGTTTCAGCTATATTTATTATCTGGCAGGTGGCGTCCGTTACGTGGGATTTATCCTGTTTTCCACATTGGTTACCTGGGGGATTGCACTTGCAGTTGAAAAGGCAGAGGCAGGTGGAAGCCACAAAAGTGCAAGAAATTTTCTGGTGCTTGGATTAATATTGAATTTTGGTATGCTTGGAGTGATAAAGTATACAAATTTTATGATTGAGAACCTCAATGCTTTGTTTCATATGAATTTAAGAGGAATGGAAATCCTGCTTCCATTGGGAATATCGTTTTACACTTTCCAATCCTCCGGGTATCTTCTGGATGTGTACTGGAAGAGATGTGATGCAGAGAGGAATCCTGTAAAATATGCATTGTTTGTTTCTTTCTTTCCACAGATTCTGCAGGGACCAATTGGAAGATACAGTCGTTTGGCACATCAGCTTTATGAACCTCATAAATTCGAAGGTAAGAATATTACCAGAGGCTTTGAGCGCATTCTCTGGGGATTTTTTAAGAAGATGATCCTGGCGGACTGGGCAGCAGTGTTTGTAGATGCGATTTTCGACAATCCGGATCAGTACAGCGGGCTGGCAATCTTTGGTGTATTATTTTACACAGTTCAGCTATATGCAGATTTTTCCGGTGGTATGGATGTGGTAATTGGTATTGCGTCTATGTTTGGAATTGAGCTGGATGAGAACTTCAAGCGTCCGTTCTTCTCCATTTCCATTACAGATTTCTGGCACCGCTGGCACATTACTCTTGGTACCTGGATGAAGGATTATGTGTTCTATCCTGTGACATTATCCAAGTGGATGGGAAAATTTGGCAAATGGGGCAAGAAGGTATTTGGCAAAAAGACCGGACGTACATTACCAATCTGTCTGGCGAATCTGATCGTATTCTTCGTTGTTGGTGTATGGCATGGTGCTGCCTGGAAGTATATTGTATACGGTATGTACAATGGTATTATCATTGCTTTCAGCGGACTTATGGCAGAGCATTACAGAAACTGGAAAAAGAAATTCAACATCACTGGAAAAGAGAACTGGTATCATGTATTTATGATCATCCGTACTTTTATCCTTGTAAATATCAGCTGGTTTTTTGACAGAGCGGACACAGTAGGACAGGCTTTTCATATGATGAAGCTTTCTGTCACAAAGTTTGCACCGTCACAGTTACTGTTGATCCCGGCCGGTAAAGAAGGAACTGCTTTTACCCCTTATGCGCTGGCAATCCTGGCAGCAGGCTGCATCATTCTGTTTATTGTAAGTGTCCTTCAGGAACGTGGCATGAAGATAAGAGAATCACTTGCAGGACTGAGTCTGCCAATTACTGTAGCAATTTATTTTTGTCTGCTGGCATCCATCGGATTCTTTGGATCAACAGCAGTAGCGAGAGGATTTATTTATGCACAATTTTAA
- a CDS encoding transglutaminase domain-containing protein gives MNRKKITALLLSSVMAFTPAMSAMAEQSTIIDYVDGTTDSTVETPDVTPTPLPEKKEGWETVDGVKYYYVNGEKITNKVEKIGKYTYCFDKTGKLVTNKPYYKVNAKTYYKIKKNGQATKLSAVETMAAVRLQKCKGNLKKAFNWSVSLQYAGNVKVSKKTPTEYGLYGFKTGSGDCYVMAATFYWMAKVAGYDAHYVKGYFQKSGGKKGAHAWVEIDQKVNGKKKTYVYDPNFQKEYKLNGYKLTYGAKRTLKYVNYKRVN, from the coding sequence ATGAACAGGAAAAAAATCACAGCATTATTACTTAGCTCAGTAATGGCATTTACACCTGCCATGTCGGCTATGGCAGAACAGTCAACGATCATTGATTATGTGGATGGAACAACTGATAGTACAGTTGAGACACCAGATGTAACTCCGACACCACTTCCGGAGAAGAAGGAAGGATGGGAAACTGTTGATGGAGTTAAATATTATTATGTAAATGGTGAGAAAATTACAAACAAGGTAGAGAAGATCGGTAAATATACGTATTGTTTTGATAAAACCGGAAAACTTGTGACTAATAAACCGTATTATAAGGTTAATGCAAAGACTTATTATAAGATTAAAAAAAATGGACAGGCAACAAAGCTGTCAGCAGTAGAAACTATGGCTGCAGTCCGACTTCAGAAGTGTAAAGGAAATCTGAAGAAGGCATTCAACTGGTCTGTTTCTCTGCAGTATGCAGGCAATGTAAAGGTTTCTAAAAAAACACCTACAGAATATGGTTTATATGGATTTAAAACAGGCAGTGGCGATTGTTATGTAATGGCAGCTACTTTCTACTGGATGGCTAAAGTCGCAGGATATGATGCTCATTATGTAAAAGGATATTTCCAGAAATCCGGTGGTAAGAAGGGAGCACATGCGTGGGTTGAAATAGATCAGAAGGTGAATGGTAAAAAGAAAACTTATGTGTATGATCCGAATTTCCAGAAGGAATACAAACTGAATGGTTATAAACTTACATATGGTGCGAAACGTACTCTGAAATATGTAAATTATAAGAGAGTTAACTAA